One genomic window of Methanosarcina acetivorans C2A includes the following:
- a CDS encoding molybdopterin dinucleotide binding domain-containing protein, which yields MKIKANLISGRTADQGAHLEAKTHKGYFDACAYCELNSADLERLGVSEGDSLKVTTEFGEVVVFAKANDGNPDNLAFIPMGPWANAVLDPDTHGCGMPGFKGVPAEIEVTEEKPLEMKALMRKYLED from the coding sequence ATGAAAATAAAAGCAAATCTCATATCCGGAAGGACCGCCGACCAGGGCGCACATCTGGAAGCAAAAACGCATAAAGGCTACTTTGATGCCTGTGCTTACTGTGAGCTGAACTCTGCTGACCTCGAGAGGCTGGGCGTCTCGGAAGGCGACAGCCTGAAAGTTACCACCGAATTTGGGGAAGTGGTGGTATTTGCAAAGGCAAATGATGGAAACCCTGACAACCTTGCCTTTATTCCCATGGGCCCCTGGGCAAACGCCGTACTGGACCCTGACACCCACGGCTGCGGAATGCCCGGATTCAAAGGTGTCCCTGCTGAAATCGAAGTTACGGAAGAAAAACCCCTGGAAATGAAGGCCCTGATGAGGAAGTACCTGGAAGACTAA
- a CDS encoding DUF1670 domain-containing protein, translating to MEKMKVPSMIETKVTSSLKGSVLDLIQNDYQFIAGDKIQEMFANDLVEVVRKSYREPWKLEVGQILWYGAKASEKPNYGKNSKKTPLTPIVLTLISKDDLEMKKEGYSDREIMETKVVRIFKEAYEQEALLTHSDMAYLLNVSTGTVSKQAKEYMQRTGEILPTRGIIHDIGRAVTHKRIILNLYIKGYQTPDIARMTNHTQEACDRYIKAYKKVEKLSKTMKSEEIAQILGMGKSLVEEYIRILNEEE from the coding sequence ATGGAGAAGATGAAAGTACCTTCAATGATTGAAACAAAGGTAACAAGCTCCCTGAAAGGTTCAGTTCTGGATCTGATACAAAATGATTACCAGTTTATTGCAGGTGACAAAATTCAGGAAATGTTTGCCAATGATCTCGTGGAAGTGGTGAGGAAATCTTATAGAGAGCCATGGAAACTAGAAGTTGGACAGATTTTGTGGTATGGAGCAAAGGCTTCAGAGAAGCCGAATTATGGTAAAAACAGTAAGAAAACACCATTAACACCAATTGTTTTGACCTTGATTTCCAAAGATGACCTGGAGATGAAGAAGGAAGGGTATTCAGATAGAGAAATAATGGAAACAAAAGTGGTTAGGATATTTAAAGAGGCATATGAACAGGAAGCACTGCTAACACATTCTGATATGGCATATCTGCTAAATGTTTCCACGGGTACGGTAAGCAAACAGGCAAAGGAGTATATGCAAAGAACAGGCGAGATATTGCCAACAAGAGGAATCATACATGATATTGGTAGAGCAGTCACTCACAAGAGGATTATACTAAACTTGTACATAAAAGGATATCAAACACCGGATATTGCAAGAATGACAAATCACACGCAGGAAGCGTGTGATAGGTACATTAAAGCATACAAGAAGGTAGAAAAGCTTAGCAAAACGATGAAAAGTGAGGAAATTGCACAAATTCTGGGAATGGGAAAATCCCTAGTAGAAGAATACATAAGAATTTTAAATGAGGAGGAATGA